The genomic DNA ATTTGCGTGAGATGTACCGGCACACAAAAaaacgaagtatactttggccacTGCATATCTTCAAAGGTTTTATCTTCTCAAAATCACAGTTGATGGTTTGTAACCTTTTGGCTTGGGCCTTGTCCACACATACGTTTTCCACTTCCTaacataattttccaaagtacatgttactagagagtgttttcgattgtctccattttcggtggaggaaaacaccattgCAGTGTTGATGAGAGATGTAATTGTGAAAGTAGATCATAGTCCTGGTGACTTGCAAAGGGTTACGGTCTGAAATCATATCCCGAAATGTTAGAAAGGAAGCTTTGAGACCAGCCACATTATGTTCCTTAAGGAATTTCATCATCAAGATTAATGTCAAGGCTTTGCTGGATCAAGTTCAAAAGCAATATTCACAATAAATATGCTACATAATACCATAAATAGCATTTGTCTGTTGATGAAGAATCCTGCTTCACTTATCTACGTTTATAAGTACAAAGGCACATACTTGGAGCTTGGTCTTTATTTACCGAAGCCAAAGGAATAACAGCCAGTATTTCATGAACTTTCATGGGATGTAACACCCCTGCCAGCGGTAATCTCTTCACAGTGCTGAATTTCGCCTCAAGGGAGTGAGGGTGACACCACATTCAAGGTTCATCCTCTACTGGTTCCCTCAGGCAGTTCACTCAAATCCAGACACAAGAGTGAAATTTAATCGTCAGTGCACACAAGACTCAAATCCATGTGCAGATTGAAGACGAAGACTTAGAATCAGTTGAAACATGTTGTGCAAACCCTCATCTCAACTTCAAGTATGCCGGCACAGAGTAGTTAAACAGTAAGAAGTCCATTCGGTAGAGGTTAAAGAGTTTCTTCTGGTAAAACGGACTGATGTTGTCGAAGAACTTGGCAGCCATGTCTCCTGTGGTTCTGGTGCTCTTGGAGGTGGCTGGAAATTTGACCTCTCCGTCAGCATCTGCTAGCTTTAGAATATAGCGTGAATCCTGCTCTAGAGTCTCGTATTTGCCCACCACATCATAATGGATCAAACAAGGGTGGCAAAGCGAGTGAACCCTCTCCCAGTGCTCATTAAAAGGTTCTTCTCTCTGAGTCTGGGGGTCTACTAAATAATACACGAACTCCTCAAAAGAGACATCGTTGCCTTTTTCTATTGCCTCGGGTTGGGGGTCCTCCCGATGCCTGCGGATGATTTTGGTTCCGTAGCGTTTATGGAACGCTGTGTTGTAGCTACGTGTGAACTTGTTCCGGTAGGCAGAAACTAGTCTCTCAAAGGGCTCGCGAACAAAGATAAACTTTAAGTACGTGCGTAGGCGCTTGTTGATCTCGGCCGTGGAATACTCCGAGAGTGAATGTAGGTTGCCCGCCACGTGAGCCTCGTTGGCTGGAATAGCTAGTGGTTCGCGATAGCGACCATCACCCGTTAGTACCATCATCACACGCTTCCAGTTGGTGCATGCCACTTTGGGGACATAGCAGTACAGCAACTTGTGTTTATCGTCCACTATGAGGTGTCGGAGATCCTCCGGGCTGAGTACACGTCTTTTACGAGTATGCGTGCGACAAGTTTCCTCCAGGAGTTCGCGACGGCCCTGTAGAGTGGCCTGCACTGCAGACTGCTCCAGCTGGAGGATATAAGGACAGGAAGAAGTGGTATAGGAAAAAGAAAGTGAAGATGGGGAGGTTAAAGAACATATCAAGCATTGAACAGTTCTTGCCTTGAATGACAGTCCAGTGCATTATGCAatggaataaaaaacaaaaca from Myxocyprinus asiaticus isolate MX2 ecotype Aquarium Trade chromosome 29, UBuf_Myxa_2, whole genome shotgun sequence includes the following:
- the LOC127419917 gene encoding carbohydrate sulfotransferase 11-like — protein: MIKPKVGRMFLATCVGSFFILILYIQNISRSASEQLSSGNSFPVKSRRSPLQTLQENYQLEQSAVQATLQGRRELLEETCRTHTRKRRVLSPEDLRHLIVDDKHKLLYCYVPKVACTNWKRVMMVLTGDGRYREPLAIPANEAHVAGNLHSLSEYSTAEINKRLRTYLKFIFVREPFERLVSAYRNKFTRSYNTAFHKRYGTKIIRRHREDPQPEAIEKGNDVSFEEFVYYLVDPQTQREEPFNEHWERVHSLCHPCLIHYDVVGKYETLEQDSRYILKLADADGEVKFPATSKSTRTTGDMAAKFFDNISPFYQKKLFNLYRMDFLLFNYSVPAYLKLR